One window from the genome of Chloroflexota bacterium encodes:
- a CDS encoding ATP-dependent Clp protease proteolytic subunit: protein MLIPYVIETTNRGERGMDIFSRLLRDRIIFLGTPVDDNVANIIIAQMLLLSSEDGDADIGLYINSPGGSVHSGLAIYDAMQYIKNDVATYCMGLSASIAALLLAGGATGKRFSLPNSRMLIHQPWTQASRPLQATDLEIEAREILRTRNQVNSIIAQHTGQELAKIERDSERDFWMDPVEAKDYGLIDDVLPSAIKTPQTDGVASN, encoded by the coding sequence ATGCTCATTCCGTACGTCATTGAGACGACGAACCGCGGCGAACGCGGCATGGACATTTTTTCCCGGCTGCTGCGGGATAGGATCATATTCTTAGGAACTCCGGTTGACGACAACGTGGCGAACATCATCATCGCCCAAATGCTCTTGCTTTCAAGTGAAGATGGTGACGCCGACATTGGCCTTTACATAAATTCTCCCGGCGGCAGCGTGCATTCAGGACTGGCGATCTACGACGCCATGCAGTACATCAAGAATGACGTAGCGACGTATTGCATGGGCCTGTCGGCCAGCATCGCCGCCCTGTTGCTCGCCGGTGGCGCGACGGGCAAGCGGTTTTCGCTCCCCAATTCCCGCATGCTCATCCACCAGCCGTGGACGCAAGCGTCTCGTCCTTTGCAGGCCACCGATCTGGAAATCGAAGCGCGTGAAATTTTGCGCACCCGTAACCAGGTGAATTCGATTATTGCGCAACACACGGGGCAGGAACTCGCGAAGATCGAGCGTGATAGCGAGCGAGACTTCTGGATGGACCCCGTAGAGGCCAAGGACTATGGACTGATCGATGACGTCTTGCCGTCCGCTATCAAGACTCCTCAGACTGACGGAGTAGCCAGCAATTAG